A DNA window from Streptococcus sp. LPB0220 contains the following coding sequences:
- a CDS encoding TIGR01440 family protein translates to MDLEQLKKDTKEILVDVLEKSRLHQGQLLVLGMSSSEVAGGQIGKASNIDIAEAIVQTLLDELNPRGIYLAVQGCEHLNRALVVERELADKKELEIVNVLPSLHAGGAGQLAAFKYFKDPVEVEFITAQAGLDIGDTSVGMHVKHVQVPIRPILRELGGAHVTALASRPKLIGGARALYLDDPIRKS, encoded by the coding sequence ATGGATCTGGAGCAACTGAAGAAGGATACAAAAGAAATCTTGGTAGATGTCTTGGAAAAAAGCCGTCTCCACCAAGGACAGCTCCTAGTCCTCGGGATGTCTTCAAGTGAAGTTGCAGGAGGGCAAATTGGAAAGGCCTCCAACATCGACATTGCTGAAGCTATTGTCCAGACCTTGCTAGATGAGTTGAATCCAAGAGGGATTTATCTGGCGGTACAAGGATGTGAGCATCTCAATCGCGCCTTGGTGGTCGAAAGAGAATTGGCGGACAAGAAGGAGCTAGAAATCGTCAATGTCCTTCCGAGTCTCCATGCAGGAGGGGCCGGACAACTCGCAGCTTTCAAGTATTTTAAGGATCCTGTTGAAGTGGAATTCATCACAGCTCAAGCGGGGTTAGACATTGGAGATACCTCAGTAGGGATGCATGTCAAACACGTGCAAGTTCCAATTCGCCCTATCTTGCGTGAACTAGGTGGAGCCCATGTCACAGCCCTCGCCAGTCGCCCAAAATTGATCGGTGGCGCCCGTGCTCTCTACCTAGATGATCCTATCCGAAAATCATAA
- the tig gene encoding trigger factor, with protein MSVSFENKETNHGVLTFTISQEQIKPALDRVFESVKKTLNVPGFRKGHIPRPIFNQRFGEEALYQDALNDLLPAAYEAAVKEAGIEVVAQPTFDVVSMEKGQDWTLTAAVVTKPEVKLGAYKDLEVSVEVSKEVTDADVDARIERERNNLAELVVKEGAAAEGDTVVIDFVGSIDGVEFDGGKGDNFSLGLGSGQFIPGFEDQLVGHSAGETVDVIVTFPEDYQAADLAGKEAKFVTTIHEVKAKEVPALDDELAKDIDEEVETLDELKEKYRKELAAAKEEAYNDAVEAAAIDLAVENAEIVDLPEEMIHEEVHRSINEFLGNMQRQGISPEMYFQITGTTQEDLHKQYEAEAESRTKTNLVVEAVAKAEGFEATEEEINAEIEQLAADYNMPVEQVRNLLSPEMLKHDITVKKAVNVITSTAKVK; from the coding sequence ATGTCTGTATCATTTGAAAACAAAGAAACTAACCACGGTGTATTGACTTTCACAATCAGCCAAGAGCAAATCAAACCTGCTTTGGACCGTGTGTTTGAGTCAGTTAAGAAAACTTTGAACGTACCTGGATTCCGTAAAGGTCATATTCCACGTCCAATCTTCAACCAACGTTTTGGTGAAGAAGCACTTTACCAAGATGCTTTGAACGATCTTCTTCCAGCAGCATATGAAGCAGCTGTTAAAGAAGCTGGAATCGAAGTGGTAGCACAACCAACTTTCGATGTTGTATCTATGGAAAAAGGTCAAGACTGGACATTGACAGCAGCTGTTGTAACAAAACCTGAAGTAAAATTGGGTGCTTACAAAGACCTTGAAGTATCAGTAGAAGTTTCTAAAGAAGTAACAGACGCTGATGTGGATGCTCGTATCGAACGCGAACGCAACAACTTGGCTGAATTGGTTGTTAAAGAAGGTGCTGCAGCAGAAGGTGACACAGTTGTGATCGACTTCGTAGGTTCTATCGACGGTGTTGAATTCGACGGTGGTAAAGGTGACAACTTCTCACTTGGACTTGGTTCAGGTCAATTCATCCCAGGTTTCGAAGACCAATTGGTTGGACACTCTGCTGGTGAAACAGTTGATGTGATCGTAACATTCCCAGAAGACTACCAAGCAGCTGACCTTGCAGGTAAAGAAGCGAAATTCGTGACAACTATCCACGAAGTAAAAGCAAAAGAAGTACCAGCTCTTGACGATGAATTGGCAAAAGACATCGACGAAGAAGTTGAAACTCTTGACGAATTGAAAGAAAAATACCGCAAAGAATTGGCAGCAGCTAAAGAAGAAGCATACAACGATGCAGTAGAAGCAGCAGCAATCGATCTTGCAGTTGAAAACGCTGAAATCGTTGACCTTCCAGAAGAAATGATCCACGAAGAAGTACACCGTTCAATCAACGAGTTCCTTGGAAACATGCAACGTCAAGGTATCTCACCTGAAATGTACTTCCAAATCACTGGAACAACTCAAGAAGATCTTCACAAACAATACGAAGCAGAAGCTGAAAGCCGTACGAAGACAAACCTTGTGGTTGAAGCAGTAGCGAAAGCAGAAGGCTTCGAAGCAACTGAAGAAGAAATCAACGCTGAAATCGAACAATTGGCAGCAGATTACAACATGCCAGTTGAACAAGTTCGCAACCTTCTTTCACCAGAAATGTTGAAACATGACATCACAGTGAAGAAAGCAGTGAACGTAATCACAAGCACAGCAAAAGTAAAATAA
- the rpoE gene encoding DNA-directed RNA polymerase subunit delta — translation MELEVFAGQEKSELSMIEVARAILELRGRDHEMYFSDLVNEIQNYLEKSNSEIREALPLFYTELNVDGSFIPLGDNKWGLRSWYAIDEVDEEIIALEETDEDEAPKKRKKKRVNAFMDGDEDAIDYNDDDPEDEEVYEADPALSYDEENPDDEKSEVEAYDAEINEIVPDDLGEEVELSEEDDEEEDSEDEEEE, via the coding sequence TTGGAATTAGAAGTATTTGCTGGACAAGAAAAAAGTGAACTTTCTATGATTGAAGTGGCGCGTGCGATTTTAGAATTACGCGGACGTGACCATGAAATGTACTTTAGCGATCTTGTAAATGAAATTCAAAATTACCTTGAAAAATCAAACAGCGAGATCCGTGAAGCTCTTCCATTGTTCTACACAGAATTGAATGTAGATGGAAGCTTTATCCCACTTGGAGATAACAAATGGGGTCTTCGTTCATGGTATGCCATCGATGAAGTTGACGAAGAAATCATCGCTCTTGAAGAAACAGACGAAGATGAAGCTCCTAAGAAACGGAAGAAAAAACGTGTCAATGCCTTCATGGATGGAGACGAGGATGCGATCGACTACAACGACGACGATCCAGAAGACGAAGAAGTTTACGAAGCAGATCCAGCTCTTTCATATGATGAAGAAAATCCAGACGATGAAAAGAGTGAAGTCGAAGCTTACGATGCTGAAATCAATGAAATCGTACCAGATGATTTGGGTGAGGAAGTTGAATTAAGCGAAGAAGACGACGAAGAAGAGGATTCTGAAGACGAGGAAGAAGAATAA
- a CDS encoding B3/4 domain-containing protein produces MDFRLDQSLVALGIDTVVVGIARNVDPQAVLPPSFLEKKKAVEQWALQCQTEEVAASPVVKGYTDLLQKVGRSIKKNPPTVLALIRNIQHRGALPQINSIIDIYNVESLKSFLAIGGHDLDKIEGPIEFTVSQRDDLFLPILSSEKHVAPTDPVYRDQKGVLAWLDVRDSDHYKFEETTQNALFVIQGNTETSVEMRLEALERIHKDLALCMPQLQFEKFLVTQNGVEKVV; encoded by the coding sequence ATGGACTTTCGTTTAGATCAAAGTTTAGTAGCTCTTGGTATTGATACGGTTGTGGTCGGAATTGCTAGAAATGTGGATCCCCAAGCAGTCTTGCCCCCTTCTTTTCTTGAAAAGAAGAAAGCAGTTGAACAATGGGCGCTCCAGTGTCAGACAGAAGAAGTAGCGGCATCCCCTGTCGTCAAAGGCTATACAGACCTCTTGCAAAAAGTAGGGCGTAGCATCAAGAAAAATCCACCAACAGTCCTTGCTCTCATCCGAAACATCCAGCATCGAGGAGCTCTTCCTCAGATCAATAGCATCATCGATATCTATAATGTCGAATCTCTGAAGTCCTTTCTCGCAATTGGAGGACATGACCTAGATAAGATTGAGGGACCGATTGAATTTACAGTGAGTCAAAGAGACGATCTCTTCCTCCCTATCCTTTCTAGTGAAAAACATGTCGCACCGACAGATCCTGTCTACCGGGATCAAAAAGGAGTTCTGGCTTGGTTGGATGTACGCGATAGTGACCATTACAAATTTGAGGAGACTACGCAAAACGCCCTCTTTGTCATCCAAGGAAATACCGAGACGTCAGTCGAGATGCGTTTAGAAGCGCTAGAACGAATCCACAAGGACCTTGCTCTTTGCATGCCTCAGCTTCAATTTGAGAAATTTCTCGTCACACAAAATGGAGTGGAAAAGGTCGTGTAA
- a CDS encoding CTP synthase yields the protein MSTKYIFVTGGVVSSIGKGIVAASLGRLLKNRGLKVTIQKFDPYINIDPGTMSPYQHGEVFVTDDGAETDLDLGHYERFIDINLNKYSNVTTGKIYSEVLRKERRGEYLGATVQVIPHITDALKEKIKRAATTTDSDVIITEVGGTVGDIESLPFLEALRQMKADVGAENVMYIHTTLLPYLKAAGEMKTKPTQHSVKELRGLGIQPNMLVIRTEKPAGQGIKNKLAQFCDVAPEAVIESLDVEHLYQIPLNLQAQNMDQIVCDHLKLDVPAADMTEWSAMVDKVMNLKKQVKISLVGKYVELQDAYISVVEALKHSGYANDAEVKINWVNANDVTAENVAELLGDADGIIVPGGFGQRGTEGKIQAIKYAREQDVPMLGVCLGMQLTCIEFARHVLGLEGANSSELDPETKYPIIDIMRDQIDVEDMGGTLRLGLYPSKLKRGSKAAAAYDNQEVVQRRHRHRYEFNNAFREQFEEAGFVFSGVSPDNRLVEIVEIPENKFFVACQYHPELSSRPNRPEGLYTAFITAAVENHDSK from the coding sequence ATGTCAACAAAATATATTTTTGTCACGGGTGGTGTCGTATCATCCATCGGGAAAGGGATTGTCGCAGCAAGTCTTGGTCGCTTGCTCAAAAATCGTGGATTGAAAGTGACGATCCAAAAATTTGACCCTTATATCAATATCGATCCAGGGACGATGAGCCCTTACCAACACGGGGAAGTATTTGTCACAGACGATGGCGCAGAGACAGACTTGGACCTTGGTCACTATGAACGCTTTATTGATATCAATTTGAATAAGTACTCAAATGTGACAACAGGGAAAATTTATAGCGAAGTCCTTCGTAAGGAGCGTCGTGGAGAATACCTGGGTGCGACGGTACAGGTGATTCCTCATATTACAGATGCCTTGAAAGAAAAGATCAAACGAGCAGCGACGACGACGGATTCAGATGTCATCATCACAGAAGTCGGGGGAACAGTTGGAGATATTGAGTCCCTTCCATTCCTTGAAGCTCTTCGTCAAATGAAGGCAGATGTTGGTGCTGAAAACGTTATGTACATCCACACGACTCTTCTTCCTTACTTGAAGGCTGCGGGAGAAATGAAAACCAAGCCGACCCAACACTCTGTGAAAGAATTGCGTGGTCTTGGAATTCAACCAAATATGTTGGTCATCCGTACAGAAAAACCAGCTGGTCAAGGAATTAAGAACAAGTTGGCTCAATTCTGTGATGTGGCACCAGAAGCTGTCATCGAGTCACTTGATGTGGAACATTTGTACCAAATCCCATTGAACTTGCAAGCACAAAATATGGACCAAATCGTTTGTGACCATTTGAAATTGGATGTTCCTGCAGCAGATATGACAGAATGGTCTGCAATGGTCGACAAGGTCATGAACCTCAAGAAGCAGGTCAAGATTTCCTTGGTTGGAAAATACGTAGAATTGCAAGATGCCTACATTTCTGTCGTTGAGGCCTTGAAGCACTCAGGGTATGCCAATGATGCAGAGGTCAAGATTAATTGGGTCAATGCCAATGATGTGACAGCTGAAAATGTGGCAGAACTCCTTGGAGATGCGGATGGGATCATTGTCCCAGGTGGTTTTGGTCAACGGGGAACAGAAGGAAAAATTCAAGCCATCAAGTATGCGCGTGAACAAGACGTCCCAATGTTGGGTGTCTGCTTGGGTATGCAGTTAACCTGTATCGAATTTGCCCGTCACGTTTTAGGCTTGGAAGGGGCCAATTCATCCGAATTGGATCCAGAAACCAAGTATCCAATTATCGATATCATGCGGGACCAAATTGATGTGGAAGACATGGGAGGAACGCTCCGTCTCGGTCTTTACCCATCTAAACTCAAACGAGGATCAAAAGCAGCCGCTGCCTATGACAATCAAGAAGTGGTACAACGTCGCCACCGTCACCGTTATGAGTTTAACAATGCTTTCCGTGAACAGTTCGAAGAAGCAGGATTTGTCTTCTCAGGCGTTTCACCAGACAACCGTTTGGTCGAAATCGTTGAAATCCCAGAAAACAAATTCTTTGTTGCTTGCCAATACCACCCAGAATTGTCAAGCCGTCCAAACCGCCCAGAAGGACTTTACACAGCCTTTATCACAGCGGCAGTTGAAAACCACGATAGCAAATAA
- a CDS encoding class II fructose-bisphosphate aldolase, with translation MAIVSAEKFVQAARDNGYAVGGFNTNNLEWTQAILRAAEAKKAPVLIQTSMGAAKYMGGYKVCKALIENLVESMGITVPVAIHLDHGHYDDALECIEAGYTSIMFDGSHLPVEENLKLAKDVVEKAHAKGISVEAEVGTIGGEEDGIIGDGELAPIEDAKAMVATGIDFLAAGIGNIHGPYPANWKGLHLDHLQKLTEAVPGFPIVLHGGSGIPDDQIQAAIKLGVAKVNVNTECQIAFANATRQFVREYDANEAEYDKKKLFDPRKFLKPGFEAITAAVEERIDVFGSEGKA, from the coding sequence ATGGCAATCGTTTCAGCAGAAAAATTTGTCCAAGCAGCTCGTGACAATGGTTATGCAGTTGGTGGATTTAACACAAACAACCTTGAGTGGACTCAAGCTATCTTGCGTGCAGCAGAAGCTAAGAAAGCTCCAGTACTTATCCAAACTTCTATGGGTGCTGCTAAATACATGGGTGGTTACAAAGTATGTAAAGCCCTTATTGAAAACCTTGTAGAATCAATGGGTATTACTGTACCAGTTGCTATTCACCTTGACCATGGTCACTACGACGATGCTCTTGAGTGTATCGAAGCTGGTTACACTTCAATCATGTTTGACGGTTCACACCTTCCAGTTGAAGAAAACCTTAAATTGGCGAAAGATGTCGTTGAAAAAGCTCATGCTAAAGGTATCTCAGTAGAAGCTGAAGTTGGTACTATCGGTGGTGAAGAAGACGGTATCATCGGTGATGGTGAATTGGCACCAATCGAAGATGCTAAAGCAATGGTTGCTACAGGAATCGACTTCTTGGCTGCAGGTATCGGTAACATCCACGGTCCTTACCCAGCAAACTGGAAAGGTCTTCACCTTGACCACTTGCAAAAATTGACTGAAGCTGTTCCAGGATTCCCAATCGTATTGCACGGTGGATCAGGTATCCCTGATGATCAAATCCAAGCAGCGATCAAACTTGGTGTTGCGAAAGTTAACGTGAACACTGAATGCCAAATCGCATTTGCAAATGCTACTCGTCAATTCGTACGTGAATATGATGCAAACGAAGCAGAATACGACAAGAAGAAACTCTTCGACCCACGTAAATTCTTGAAACCAGGTTTCGAAGCAATTACAGCAGCTGTTGAAGAACGTATCGACGTATTCGGTTCAGAAGGCAAAGCTTAA
- a CDS encoding alpha/beta fold hydrolase translates to MAMKKFKQWSWIVFVFLLLFLGATFIFHQFSLRRESKLLTPIGQQVTVNGHRMNVSVKGEGSETIVFLSGAGIASPILDFKNLTDSLSKKYKVVVVERAGYGFSEDSDQSRDVMTVLSETRQALSQAEVSGPYVIVSHSMASLESLAWQEKYPDEVKALVGLDWALPASYEDLKDNQALLTVAYWSSKIGLLRYFPESFYIKNPTLTETERQQYKLLAYKQLMSQAMLHESRLAKENAKKVPSSINPKIPALLLVSNGEGTTFSQSEWQRYAERFASDQSNVQVVYMDVPHDLYHYQSNAIVSRIKEFLENN, encoded by the coding sequence ATGGCTATGAAAAAATTCAAACAGTGGAGCTGGATCGTTTTTGTTTTTCTTTTGCTCTTTTTAGGTGCTACATTTATCTTTCATCAATTCAGTTTGCGAAGAGAAAGTAAGCTACTCACTCCCATTGGTCAACAGGTCACGGTCAATGGACATCGAATGAACGTCTCTGTTAAAGGAGAAGGATCTGAAACGATAGTATTTCTTTCAGGTGCAGGTATTGCTTCACCTATATTAGACTTTAAGAATCTAACAGATTCCCTATCCAAAAAATACAAAGTAGTCGTCGTAGAGCGGGCTGGCTATGGTTTTAGTGAAGATAGTGATCAATCAAGAGATGTGATGACGGTTCTTTCTGAGACCCGTCAAGCTTTGTCTCAAGCCGAAGTTTCGGGGCCTTATGTGATTGTTTCTCATTCAATGGCTAGCCTGGAGAGCCTTGCTTGGCAGGAAAAGTATCCTGATGAAGTGAAAGCCTTGGTTGGCCTGGATTGGGCATTACCAGCAAGTTATGAGGATTTAAAGGATAATCAGGCCTTGCTTACTGTAGCTTATTGGAGCAGTAAGATTGGCTTATTACGCTATTTCCCTGAGTCCTTTTATATTAAAAATCCAACTTTGACTGAAACTGAACGACAACAATATAAATTACTAGCATATAAGCAGTTGATGTCACAAGCCATGCTTCATGAATCCCGTTTGGCAAAGGAAAATGCCAAGAAAGTTCCATCTAGCATTAATCCGAAAATTCCAGCCTTACTCCTGGTTTCTAACGGTGAAGGCACGACCTTTAGCCAATCAGAGTGGCAACGTTATGCAGAGAGATTTGCAAGCGACCAGTCTAATGTTCAAGTCGTCTATATGGATGTGCCTCACGACCTCTATCATTATCAAAGCAATGCTATTGTTTCTCGCATTAAAGAATTTTTAGAGAATAATTGA
- a CDS encoding ATP-binding cassette domain-containing protein: MAMIEVQHLRKNFVKTVKEPGLKGALRSFIHPEKQTFEAVKDLTFEVPKGQILGFIGANGAGKSTTIKMLTGILKPTSGFCRINGKIPQDNRQDYVKDIGVVFGQRTQLWWDLALQETYTVLKEIYDVPDSLFHKRMDFLNEVLDLKEFIKDPVRTLSLGQRMRADIAASLLHNPKVLFLDEPTIGLDVSVKDNIRRAITQINQEEETTILLTTHDLSDIEQLCDRIFMIDKGQEIFDGTVSQLKETFGKMKTLSFDLTPGQNHLVSHYEGLPDMSIDRQGNTLNIEFDSSRYQSADIIKQTLSDFEVRDLKMVDTDIEDIIRRFYRKEL, translated from the coding sequence ATGGCAATGATAGAAGTGCAACATCTTCGGAAAAATTTTGTGAAGACAGTTAAGGAGCCGGGGTTAAAGGGAGCCTTACGCTCCTTTATTCATCCTGAAAAGCAGACCTTTGAAGCGGTCAAGGATTTAACTTTTGAAGTTCCAAAAGGGCAGATTTTAGGATTTATCGGGGCAAATGGTGCTGGGAAGTCAACCACCATCAAAATGCTGACAGGAATTTTGAAGCCCACATCTGGCTTTTGTCGGATTAACGGCAAGATTCCACAGGACAATCGCCAAGATTATGTCAAGGATATTGGAGTCGTTTTCGGACAACGCACCCAGCTATGGTGGGATTTGGCTCTGCAAGAGACCTACACGGTTTTGAAAGAGATCTATGATGTACCGGACTCGCTTTTCCATAAGCGCATGGACTTTTTGAATGAAGTTTTGGATTTGAAGGAATTTATCAAGGATCCTGTGCGGACTCTTTCACTAGGTCAACGGATGCGGGCGGATATTGCGGCTTCCTTGCTTCACAATCCCAAAGTTCTCTTTTTAGATGAGCCGACTATTGGTTTGGATGTGTCGGTCAAGGATAACATTCGTCGGGCCATTACCCAGATCAATCAAGAGGAAGAAACTACTATTCTCCTGACCACTCACGACCTGAGTGATATTGAGCAACTCTGTGATCGGATTTTTATGATTGATAAGGGGCAAGAGATTTTTGATGGAACGGTTAGCCAGCTCAAGGAGACCTTTGGAAAGATGAAGACTCTCTCCTTTGACCTGACGCCAGGTCAAAATCATCTAGTCTCTCATTATGAGGGTTTGCCTGATATGTCCATTGATAGACAAGGAAATACTCTCAATATTGAATTCGATAGTTCCCGCTACCAGTCGGCCGATATTATCAAGCAAACCTTATCTGATTTTGAGGTCCGTGATTTGAAGATGGTAGATACGGATATTGAAGATATTATCCGTCGCTTCTATCGAAAGGAGCTCTAA
- a CDS encoding ABC transporter permease: MVKLWRRYKPFINAGIQELISYRVNFILYRIGDVMGAFVAFYLWKAVFDSSQEPLIQGFSMADITLYIIMSFVTNLLTRSDSSFMIGDEVKDGSIIMRLLRPVHFAASYLFTELGSKWLIFISVGLPFLSVIVLMKILSGQGIVEVLGLTTLYLFSLTLAYLINFFFNICFGFSAFVFKNLWGSNLLKTSIVAFMSGSLIPLAFFPKVISDILSFLPFSSLIYTPVMIIVGKYDASQILQALLLQLFWLIVMVGLSQLIWKRVQSFITIQGG, encoded by the coding sequence ATGGTCAAATTGTGGAGACGTTATAAACCCTTTATCAATGCAGGGATTCAGGAGTTGATTAGCTATCGAGTCAACTTTATTCTTTATCGGATTGGCGATGTCATGGGTGCTTTTGTGGCTTTTTATCTATGGAAGGCTGTCTTTGATTCTTCCCAGGAGCCTTTGATTCAGGGCTTCAGTATGGCGGATATCACCCTCTACATCATCATGAGTTTTGTGACTAATCTTCTGACTAGGTCGGATTCTTCCTTTATGATTGGTGATGAGGTCAAGGATGGTTCCATTATCATGCGCTTGTTGCGACCAGTGCATTTTGCGGCTTCTTACCTATTTACGGAGCTTGGTTCCAAGTGGTTGATTTTTATCTCTGTTGGACTGCCGTTTTTAAGTGTCATTGTTTTGATGAAAATCTTATCTGGGCAAGGGATTGTAGAAGTGCTGGGACTAACTACCCTTTATCTTTTTAGCTTAACACTGGCCTATCTGATTAACTTTTTCTTTAATATCTGCTTTGGATTTTCAGCCTTTGTATTTAAAAATCTTTGGGGTTCCAACCTACTTAAGACTTCCATAGTGGCCTTTATGTCTGGGAGTTTGATTCCCTTGGCTTTCTTTCCAAAGGTCATTTCAGATATTCTGTCCTTCTTACCTTTCTCATCCTTAATTTACACTCCGGTCATGATTATTGTTGGGAAATACGATGCTAGTCAGATTCTTCAAGCACTTTTGCTTCAGCTTTTCTGGCTTATAGTGATGGTGGGCTTGTCTCAGTTGATTTGGAAACGAGTCCAGTCATTTATCACCATTCAGGGAGGTTAG
- a CDS encoding ABC transporter permease has product MKKYQRMHLIFIRQYIKQIMEYKVDFVVGVLGVFLTQGLNLLFLNVIFQHIPSLEGWTFQEIAFIYGFSLIPKGLDHLFFDNLWALGQRLVRKGEFDKYLTRPINPLFHILVETFQIDALGELLVGGILLATTATSIAWTLPKFLIFLVCIPFATLIYTSLKIATASIAFWTKQSGAMIYIFYMFNDFAKYPISIYNSLLRWLISFIVPFAFTAYYPASYFLQDKDGLFNIGGLILISLVFFVISLKLWNRGLDAYESAGS; this is encoded by the coding sequence ATGAAAAAATATCAACGCATGCATCTGATTTTTATCAGACAGTACATCAAGCAAATCATGGAATACAAGGTAGATTTTGTGGTTGGTGTGTTGGGAGTCTTTCTGACTCAAGGCCTGAACCTCTTGTTTCTCAATGTCATCTTTCAACACATTCCCTCCCTAGAAGGTTGGACTTTTCAAGAAATTGCCTTTATCTATGGATTTTCCTTAATTCCAAAGGGACTAGATCATCTCTTTTTTGACAATCTCTGGGCTTTAGGTCAACGACTAGTTCGAAAAGGGGAGTTTGACAAGTATCTGACTCGTCCTATCAATCCTCTCTTTCACATCCTCGTTGAGACCTTTCAGATTGATGCCTTGGGTGAACTTTTGGTCGGTGGAATTTTACTAGCGACAACGGCGACTAGCATTGCTTGGACTCTTCCAAAATTCCTGATTTTTCTAGTTTGTATTCCTTTTGCGACCTTGATTTATACTTCCTTGAAAATTGCTACAGCCAGCATCGCTTTTTGGACCAAGCAGTCAGGTGCCATGATTTACATTTTCTATATGTTTAATGATTTTGCCAAGTATCCTATTTCTATTTACAATTCGCTCCTTCGTTGGTTAATTAGCTTTATTGTACCTTTTGCCTTTACGGCCTACTATCCTGCCAGCTATTTCTTGCAGGACAAGGATGGACTCTTTAATATTGGTGGTTTGATTCTGATTTCCCTTGTTTTCTTTGTTATTTCCCTCAAACTTTGGAACAGGGGATTGGATGCCTACGAAAGTGCTGGTTCGTAA
- a CDS encoding GNAT family N-acetyltransferase → MFVIKEVKGEDQKMAVVAEILRDLPEWFGIPESTQAYIEGAKDLRVWAAYQESDVVGFISLSYSSEDCAEIDCLGVKKNFQGQGVGSQLLFTLESETAKTVDYLQVKTVAEGSNKNYDRTNVFYRSVGFKKLEIFPSLWDPQNPCQILIKKIN, encoded by the coding sequence ATGTTTGTAATTAAAGAAGTCAAGGGTGAAGATCAAAAAATGGCAGTTGTCGCTGAGATTTTAAGGGATTTGCCAGAATGGTTTGGAATACCAGAAAGCACGCAAGCCTACATTGAAGGAGCTAAGGATTTACGAGTTTGGGCTGCTTATCAAGAAAGTGATGTAGTAGGGTTTATAAGTTTATCATATTCGAGTGAAGATTGTGCTGAAATTGACTGTCTCGGAGTGAAGAAAAACTTTCAAGGGCAAGGGGTTGGCAGTCAGTTGCTTTTTACCTTAGAATCAGAGACTGCTAAAACTGTTGATTATCTACAAGTAAAAACTGTAGCAGAAGGTTCTAATAAGAACTACGATCGAACCAATGTCTTTTATCGTAGTGTTGGATTTAAAAAGTTAGAGATTTTTCCATCTTTATGGGATCCACAGAATCCATGTCAGATTCTGATTAAAAAGATCAACTAA
- a CDS encoding LiaF transmembrane domain-containing protein has protein sequence MKKLLGLSLILAAFAVVIMGMVGFPKIDVNIWPLFPVLLFAFFTLENLLKKDYKASVICALIALMIANAIYDLLPVSNGLVITAGVLACVGLSFLLPDKVSNK, from the coding sequence ATGAAAAAATTACTTGGACTTTCATTGATTCTTGCTGCTTTTGCGGTTGTGATAATGGGAATGGTTGGCTTTCCAAAGATCGATGTGAATATCTGGCCTTTATTTCCCGTTCTCTTATTTGCTTTCTTTACTCTTGAAAATCTCTTGAAAAAAGATTACAAGGCAAGTGTTATTTGTGCCTTGATTGCGCTGATGATCGCAAATGCGATTTACGATCTTTTACCGGTCTCAAATGGCTTGGTCATCACAGCAGGTGTGCTTGCTTGCGTAGGTCTTAGTTTTCTTTTACCGGATAAGGTAAGTAATAAATAA
- a CDS encoding LytTR family DNA-binding domain-containing protein: MKVRIELDPSMDEPEILIRAPRLTPELTQLQERILEQKVAPLAFYKDRSEYFLDVASILFFETDGEKIFGHTKDEAYEVKQKLYELEELLPIAFCRISKSTIVNAKQIYSLEKSFSGTSTVNFYQTHKQVHVSRRYYQLLKERLNEMR, encoded by the coding sequence ATGAAAGTTAGAATCGAATTGGATCCATCAATGGATGAGCCTGAGATCTTGATTCGAGCTCCGCGCTTGACCCCGGAGTTGACCCAGCTGCAAGAGAGAATCCTAGAACAAAAAGTCGCTCCTTTAGCCTTCTACAAGGATCGAAGTGAGTATTTTCTGGATGTGGCATCGATCCTCTTTTTTGAGACGGATGGGGAGAAGATTTTTGGACACACCAAGGACGAGGCCTATGAGGTCAAGCAGAAGCTCTACGAGTTGGAGGAGCTGCTTCCCATCGCTTTTTGTCGGATATCCAAATCCACCATTGTCAACGCAAAGCAGATCTATTCTCTGGAAAAGTCTTTTTCAGGGACCAGCACGGTCAATTTCTATCAGACCCATAAGCAGGTTCATGTATCTAGACGCTACTATCAACTCTTAAAAGAACGACTAAATGAAATGAGGTAA